Proteins encoded in a region of the Rutidosis leptorrhynchoides isolate AG116_Rl617_1_P2 chromosome 9, CSIRO_AGI_Rlap_v1, whole genome shotgun sequence genome:
- the LOC139867491 gene encoding serine/threonine/tyrosine-protein kinase HT1-like: MASRDSFASVDDYSFDPKWLIDPQHLFVGPRIGEGAHAKVYEGKYKNQNVAIKIVHRGDTPEEIAKREARFVREVATWSRVQHKNLAKFIGACKEPMMVIVTEILTGGSLRKYMVSKRPGSLDMHVAIGFALDIARAMECLHSHGIIHRDLKPENLVLTKDQRTVKLVDFGLAREETVTEMMTAETGTYRWMAPELYSTVTLRQGEKKHYNQKVDAYSFAIVLWELLHNKLPFEGMSNLQAAYAAAFKNVRPSLEDLPSDLATILSSCWMEDPDSRPNFSQIIEMLQQYFYTIMPSRPIVASRLFTAQNAPMSPESPGTSALMPVCNYPGDTPRREMENKPKGFFFCFNQCY, encoded by the exons ATGGCAAGTAGAGATAGTTTTGCATCAGTTGATGATTATAGTTTTGATCCCAAATGGTTGATTGATCCTCAACATCTTTTTGTTGGTCCAAGAATTGGTGAAGGAGCCCATGCCAAAGTTTATGAAGGAAA ATATAAAAACCAAAATGTTGCAATTAAAATCGTTCATCGAGGCGACACGCCAGAAGAAATAGCTAAACGGGAAGCCCGGTTCGTGAGAGAAGTTGCAACATGGTCTAGAGTCCAACACAAGAACCTAGCGAAG ttTATAGGGGCATGTAAAGAGCCTATGATGGTTATTGTTACTGAGATTCTAACAGGAGGATCATTGCGTAAATATATGGTAAGTAAACGACCGGGTAGTTTGGACATGCACGTTGCAATTGGTTTTGCACTCGATATTGCTCGTGCTATGGAGTGTCTACATTCTCATGGCATCATTCATCGCGATCTAAAGCCCG AAAATTTGGTCTTGACAAAAGATCAAAGAACAGTTAAACTTGTAGATTTTGGATTAGCAAGAGAAGAAACGGTCACAGAGATGATGACTGCAGAAACAGGGACGTATCGATGGATGGCTCCAGAG TTATACAGTACTGTTACATTGAGGCAAGGGGAGAAAAAACATTACAATCAAAAAGTAGATGCTTATAGTTTTGCCATTGTATTGTGGGAGCTTTTACACAACAAATTACCATTTGAGGGTATGTCTAATTTACAGGCCGCTTACGCTGCAGCTTTTAAG AATGTGAGACCAAGTTTGGAAGATCTACCATCAGATCTAGCAACAATTTTGAGTTCATGTTGGATGGAAGATCCAGATTCTCGGCCCAATTTCAGTCAAATTATAGAAATGTTGCAGCAATATTTTTACACAATTATGCCATCGAGACCGATTGTCGCTTCTCGGCTTTTTACAGCTCAAAACGCGCCAATGTCGCCTGAATCACCAGGTACAAGTGCATTAATGCCAGTCTGCAATTATCCAGGTGATACACCAAGAAGAGAAATGGAAAACAAGCCAAAAGGTTTCTTTTTTTGTTTCAATCAGTGCTATTAA